One segment of Erigeron canadensis isolate Cc75 chromosome 2, C_canadensis_v1, whole genome shotgun sequence DNA contains the following:
- the LOC122587359 gene encoding DNA ligase 6 isoform X2, whose protein sequence is MTSLSPSSSITPKSKTLTLNSTTLFLKSPQPLYPPPPQSSFSILSSNSNLPPFPPDFPLPKLIPHTKFIVDGFRFSGDHSVSYFLSHFHSDHYTGLNSTWSKGIIYCSHVTAKLLVQILKVSEAFVVSLPLSQTVLVDRCEVTLVDANHCPGAVQFLFKIPVGEGDSYERYVHTGDFRFSSSMVLDRNLGEFVGADAVFLDTTYCNPKYVFPLQQESIDYVVSVINKYKGENEGERKSILFLIATYVIGKEKILVEVSRRCGRKIYVDDKKMGILQTLGFGDDGVFTDKECESDVHVIGWNVLGETWPYFRPNFVKMKEVMEARGYSKVVGFVPTGWTYEVKRNKFAMRTKDQFEIHLVPYSEHSNYEELREYVKFLRPKRVIPTVGVDVEKFDGKHVNKMLKHFAGLVDEMAIKQDFLMGFHRGSRDSNRLKEKLPGSGKESALAEVDAQNDSSPVCDQKEEYGSRDLVLMTDKETDEVIEELRDCLPSWVTRDQMMDLISRSGKNVVEAVSNFYEHETEYHEQVITSTSASASQDSSIDILKEVMANASSTSVSIKSFTKGFSSPLTPVKTLKRSKDTSSSKRKKPSTIKQPSKTSISPNQKRITNDSKSGKKPKLTSECEPKQYTITKFFNKLSPMVSQVSSMGTLPEQSDNDDNSLPSDAIGHYKDDVDQFIQIVDGSESLRDYATTILQETKGDINKALDLYYTNSIDQQNETKKSLAQGSCSVKAYISGQDTKVLDRNNCEKPASKQQIESLTPQPPAGNVASDLVSLPLEKYSPTDHACWKDGQPAPYLHIARTFSLLEDKKGKIRATSMLCNMFRSLLILSPEDVLPAVYLCINKIAPEHENMELNIGGSVVTAALEEACGTNKSKIRDLYNSLGDLGDVAQLCRQTQKLLAPPAPLSIRGVFSVLREISVQTGSGSTMRKRNLIVNLMRSCREMEIKFIVRTLVRNLRIGAMMKTVLPALAHAIVMNSSDGKTMENLKEKLQDLLIPSIMDKGVKFSSATLSVVPSIPIKPMLAKITNGIPQVLKDFQGKAFTCEFKYDGQRAQIHKLADGSIRVFSRKGDETTSRFPDVIRTINELCKADIITFIIDAEVVAVDRKKGTKLLSFQELSSRDRGGKNSVIAVDNIKVDVCVFAFDVMFANGEQLLDLPLRQRRKYLKDLFGDEKTGYFEYAREITVDMDDAYVENEATVTKMKQFFDDAFHSSCEGIMVKSLDIKAGYIPSERSDSWLKVKRDYIEGLNDSLDLVPIGAWFGNGRKAGWYSPFLMACYDPDTEEYQSVCRVMSGFSDSFYIEMKEFFIDNKILPKNEKPPYYQTGEEPDMWFTPELVWEIRGADFTISPAHHAAIGLVHPSRGISVRFPRFIRSRPDKNTSDCTTATDIAELFHMQTRKMDVPGGK, encoded by the exons ATGACATCAttatcaccatcatcatcaataacccccaaatccaaaaccctaaccctaaattcCACAACTTTATTCCTAAAATCACCGCAACCGCTATATCCGCCACCGCCTCAGTCATCATTTTCAATACTATCCTCTAACTCCAACCTCCCTCCATTTCCACCTGATTTCCCTCTCCCTAAACTCATTCCCCATACCAAATTCATCGTAGACGGTTTCCGCTTTTCAGGTGATCACTCGGTTTCCTATTTCCTGTCACATTTCCACTCCGATCACTACACCGGTCTCAATTCCACTTGGTCCAAAGGTATAATTTACTGTTCACATGTTACTGCTAAACTACTTGTTCAAATACTTAAGGTTAGTGAAGCGTTTGTCGTGTCGCTGCCGTTGTCGCAGACGGTTTTGGTTGACAGATGTGAGGTTACGTTAGTTGACGCTAATCATTGTCCTGGTGCGGTGcagtttttgtttaaaataccgGTTGGGGAGGGGGATAGTTATGAGAGGTATGTGCATACTGGTGACTTTAGGTTTAGTAGTTCAATGGTTTTGGATCGTAATCTGGGTGAGTTTGTTGGTGCGGATGCTGTTTTTTTGGATACGACTTATTGTAACCCGAAATATGTGTTTCCTTTGCAACAGGAGTCTATTGATTATGTTGTTAGTGTGATTAATAAGTATAAGGGTGAGAATGAGGGTGAAAGGAAGtcaattttgtttcttattgCGACTTATGTTATTGGGAAAGAGAAGATTTTGGTTGAGGTTTCGCGTAGGTGTGGTAGGAAGATATATGTTGACGATAAAAAGATGGGGATTTTGCAGACCTTGGGTTTTGGGGATGATGGGGTGTTTACTGATAAGGAGTGTGAGAGTGATGTTCATGTGATTGGGTGGAATGTGTTAGGTGAGACTTGGCCGTATTTTAGGCCGAATTTTGTGAAGATGAAGGAGGTTATGGAAGCTAGAGGATATTCTAAGGTGGTGGGGTTTGTGCCCACTGGCTGGACTTATGAAGTGAAGCGTAACAAGTTTGCTATGAGGACGAAGGATCAGTTTGAGATACATTTAGTGCCGTACAGTGAGCATTCGAATTATGAAGAGCTTAGAGAGTATGTGAAATTTTTAAGACCTAAACGTGTTATTCCAACTGTAGGCGTGGATGTTGAGAAATTTGATGGGAAGCATGTGAATAAAATGCTGAAGCATTTTGCTGGATTGGTTGATGAAATGGCTATCAAGCAGGATTTTTTGATGGGATTTCATCGTGGGTCCCGGGATTCAAACAGGCTAAAGGAAAAGTTGCCGGGTTCGGGAAAAGAGTCGGCTCTTGCTGAAGTAGATGCTCAAAATGATTCCAGCCCAGTTTGTGATCAGAAAGAGGAATATGGTTCGAGGGATTTGGTGCTGATGACGGACAAGGAAACGGATGAAGTTATTGAGGAACTTCGTGATTGCTTGCCTTCTTGGGTTACTAGAGATCAGATGATGGATCTTATTAGTAGATCAGGAAAGAACGTTGTTGAAGCAGTTTCTAATTTTTATGAACATGAAACTGAATATCACGAGCAGGTCATTACTAGTACATCTGCTTCTGCATCGCAAGACAGCTCAATTGATATTCTCAAGGAGGTCATGGCCAATGCTTCATCCACCTCTGTGTCCATTAAAAGCTTTACTAAAGGCTTTTCGTCACCTTTAACTCCTGTTAAAACTTTGAAAAGAAGTAAGGACACTTCTTcaagtaaaaggaaaaaaccATCTACCATTAAACAACCGAGTAAGACCAGTATTTCTCCTAACCAAAAGCGAATTACTAATGATAGCAAATCAGGCAAGAAGCCAAAATTAACTTCGGAATGTGAACCAAAGCAATACACGATCACTAAATTCTTCAATAAGCTTTCACCTATGGTTTCTCAAGTTTCTAGCATGGGAACTTTGCCTGAACAATCTGACAATGATGACAACTCGCTGCCTAGTGATGCGATTGGGCATTACAAAGATGATGTAGATCAGTTTATACAAATCGTTGATGGCAGCGAGTCATTGCGTGACTATGCTACAACTATTTTACAGGAGACAAAGGGAGATATTAATAAGGCTCTTGACCTGTATTACACAAACTCCATAGATcaacaaaatgaaacaaaaaagagTTTAGCCCAGGGTAGCTGTTCAGTTAAAGCTTATATCTCTGGTCAAGACACTAAAGTACTAGATAGAAATAATTGTGAAAAGCCCGCGTCCAAGCAACAAATAGAATCTTTGACACCTCAACCACCAGCTGGAAATGTTGCTTCTGATCTTGTATCACTACCACTTGAGAAGTATTCTCCGACAGACCATG CCTGCTGGAAAGATGGACAGCCTGCTCCCTATCTACACATTGCCAGGACATTCAGCCTGCTGGAGGACAAAAAAGGAAAGATTAGAGCTACATCTATGCTATGCAATATGTTTAGGAG CTTGTTAATTTTGTCACCAGAGGATGTGCTGCCGGCCGTGTACCTATGCATAAACAAGATTGCACCTGAACATGAAAATATG GAACTAAACATTGGTGGAAGTGTCGTCACGGCAGCATTGGAAGAGGCATGTGGGACCAACAAATCAAAGATTCGGGATTTGTACAACAGCTTAGGTGATCTTG GTGATGTTGCTCAACTTTGCCGCCAGACACAAAAGCTACTTGCACCCCCAGCCCCACTCTCAATCCGTGGTGTTTTTTCTGTGCTTCGGGAGATAAG TGTACAAACAGGTAGCGGAAGTACCATGCGAAAGAGAAACCTTATTGTTAATCTAATGAGATCTTGTAGAGAAATGGAGATCAAGTTTATAGTTAGAACCTTG GTTAGGAATTTGAGAATCGGGGCCATGATGAAAACTGTCCTGCCTGCATTAGCGCACGCCATCGTTATGAACTCTAGCGATGGAAAAACCATGGAAAATCTGAAAGAAAAGCTTCAG GACCTGCTCATTCCTTCCATCATGGATAAGGGGGTGAAATTTTCTTCAGCAACATTGTCAGTGGTTCCCAGCATACCAATTAAGCCAATGCTGGCGAA AATTACTAATGGAATCCCTCAAGTGTTGAAAGATTTTCAAGGAAAAGCATTTACTTGTGAATTTAA atatgatGGTCAGCGTGCACAAATTCACAAATTAGCTGATGGATCTATACGCGTGTTTTCACGAAAGGGGGACGAAACAACATCTAGATTTCCTGATGTTATAAGAACAATAAATGAGCTTTGCAAAGCTgatattattacttttataattgaTGCCGAG GTGGTTGCTGTTGATAGAAAAAAGGGTACCAAGCTTTTATCATTTCAAGAACTATCTTCACGTGACAGAGGAGGCAAAAATTCAGTAATTGCAGTAGATAACATAAAG GTTGATGTATGTGTCTTCGCATTTGATGTCATGTTTGCTAATGGAGAACA ACTATTGGATTTACCTCTACGCCAAAGAAGAAAAT atttgaaagatttgttTGGTGATGAGAAGACAGGATATTTCGAATATGCACGGGAAATAACT GTGGATATGGATGATGCCTACGTGGAAAATGAAGCTACAGTAACTAAGATGAAGCAATTCTTTGACGATGCTTTCCATTCTTCATGTGAAGGAATCATGGTTAAATCTCTTGACATTAAAGCTGGTTATATCCCATCAGAGCGTTCGGATTCTTGGTTAAAG GTCAAGCGAGATTATATAGAAGGTTTAAATGATTCCCTGGACTTGGTTCCTATCGGAGCCTGGTTTGGGAATGGAAGGAAGGCTGGATG GTACAGCCCATTTCTCATGGCATGCTATGACCCTGACACAGAAGAATATCAGAGTGTTTGCCGTGTGATGTCTGGGTTCTCTGATTCTTTCTATATAGAG ATGAAAGAGTTCTTCATAGACAACAAGATACTACCTAAGAATGAGAAACCACCCTATTATCAAACAGGCGAGGAGCCTGATATGTGGTTTACTCCTGAACTTGTTTGGGAGATACGAGGAGCCGATTTCACCATATCCCCGGCTCACCATGCTGCTATTGGTTTAGTACACCCTTCACGTGGCATTTCAGTCAGATTCCCGAGATTCATCCGATCCCGCCCAGATAAAAATACCAGTGATTGTACCACAGCCACGGATATAGCCGAATTGTTTCATATGCAAACCCGGAAGATGGACGTTCCAGGTGGCAAGTGA
- the LOC122587359 gene encoding DNA ligase 6 isoform X3, whose protein sequence is MTSLSPSSSITPKSKTLTLNSTTLFLKSPQPLYPPPPQSSFSILSSNSNLPPFPPDFPLPKLIPHTKFIVDGFRFSGDHSVSYFLSHFHSDHYTGLNSTWSKGIIYCSHVTAKLLVQILKVSEAFVVSLPLSQTVLVDRCEVTLVDANHCPGAVQFLFKIPVGEGDSYERYVHTGDFRFSSSMVLDRNLGEFVGADAVFLDTTYCNPKYVFPLQQESIDYVVSVINKYKGENEGERKSILFLIATYVIGKEKILVEVSRRCGRKIYVDDKKMGILQTLGFGDDGVFTDKECESDVHVIGWNVLGETWPYFRPNFVKMKEVMEARGYSKVVGFVPTGWTYEVKRNKFAMRTKDQFEIHLVPYSEHSNYEELREYVKFLRPKRVIPTVGVDVEKFDGKHVNKMLKHFAGLVDEMAIKQDFLMGFHRGSRDSNRLKEKLPGSGKESALAEVDAQNDSSPVCDQKEEYGSRDLVLMTDKETDEVIEELRDCLPSWVTRDQMMDLISRSGKNVVEAVSNFYEHETEYHEQVITSTSASASQDSSIDILKEVMANASSTSVSIKSFTKGFSSPLTPVKTLKRSKDTSSSKRKKPSTIKQPSKTSISPNQKRITNDSKSGKKPKLTSECEPKQYTITKFFNKLSPMVSQVSSMGTLPEQSDNDDNSLPSDAIGHYKDDVDQFIQIVDGSESLRDYATTILQETKGDINKALDLYYTNSIDQQNETKKSLAQGSCSVKAYISGQDTKVLDRNNCEKPASKQQIESLTPQPPAGNVASDLVSLPLEKYSPTDHACWKDGQPAPYLHIARTFSLLEDKKGKIRATSMLCNMFRSLLILSPEDVLPAVYLCINKIAPEHENMELNIGGSVVTAALEEACGTNKSKIRDLYNSLGDLGDVAQLCRQTQKLLAPPAPLSIRGVFSVLREISVQTGSGSTMRKRNLIVNLMRSCREMEIKFIVRTLVRNLRIGAMMKTVLPALAHAIVMNSSDGKTMENLKEKLQGLSAAVIEAYNMLPNMDLLIPSIMDKGVKFSSATLSVVPSIPIKPMLAKITNGIPQVLKDFQGKAFTCEFKYDGQRAQIHKLADGSIRVFSRKGDETTSRFPDVIRTINELCKADIITFIIDAEVVAVDRKKGTKLLSFQELSSRDRGGKNSVIAVDNIKVDVCVFAFDVMFANGEQLLDLPLRQRRKYLKDLFGDEKTGYFEYAREITVDMDDAYVENEATVTKMKQFFDDAFHSSCEGIMVKSLDIKAGYIPSERSDSWLKVLL, encoded by the exons ATGACATCAttatcaccatcatcatcaataacccccaaatccaaaaccctaaccctaaattcCACAACTTTATTCCTAAAATCACCGCAACCGCTATATCCGCCACCGCCTCAGTCATCATTTTCAATACTATCCTCTAACTCCAACCTCCCTCCATTTCCACCTGATTTCCCTCTCCCTAAACTCATTCCCCATACCAAATTCATCGTAGACGGTTTCCGCTTTTCAGGTGATCACTCGGTTTCCTATTTCCTGTCACATTTCCACTCCGATCACTACACCGGTCTCAATTCCACTTGGTCCAAAGGTATAATTTACTGTTCACATGTTACTGCTAAACTACTTGTTCAAATACTTAAGGTTAGTGAAGCGTTTGTCGTGTCGCTGCCGTTGTCGCAGACGGTTTTGGTTGACAGATGTGAGGTTACGTTAGTTGACGCTAATCATTGTCCTGGTGCGGTGcagtttttgtttaaaataccgGTTGGGGAGGGGGATAGTTATGAGAGGTATGTGCATACTGGTGACTTTAGGTTTAGTAGTTCAATGGTTTTGGATCGTAATCTGGGTGAGTTTGTTGGTGCGGATGCTGTTTTTTTGGATACGACTTATTGTAACCCGAAATATGTGTTTCCTTTGCAACAGGAGTCTATTGATTATGTTGTTAGTGTGATTAATAAGTATAAGGGTGAGAATGAGGGTGAAAGGAAGtcaattttgtttcttattgCGACTTATGTTATTGGGAAAGAGAAGATTTTGGTTGAGGTTTCGCGTAGGTGTGGTAGGAAGATATATGTTGACGATAAAAAGATGGGGATTTTGCAGACCTTGGGTTTTGGGGATGATGGGGTGTTTACTGATAAGGAGTGTGAGAGTGATGTTCATGTGATTGGGTGGAATGTGTTAGGTGAGACTTGGCCGTATTTTAGGCCGAATTTTGTGAAGATGAAGGAGGTTATGGAAGCTAGAGGATATTCTAAGGTGGTGGGGTTTGTGCCCACTGGCTGGACTTATGAAGTGAAGCGTAACAAGTTTGCTATGAGGACGAAGGATCAGTTTGAGATACATTTAGTGCCGTACAGTGAGCATTCGAATTATGAAGAGCTTAGAGAGTATGTGAAATTTTTAAGACCTAAACGTGTTATTCCAACTGTAGGCGTGGATGTTGAGAAATTTGATGGGAAGCATGTGAATAAAATGCTGAAGCATTTTGCTGGATTGGTTGATGAAATGGCTATCAAGCAGGATTTTTTGATGGGATTTCATCGTGGGTCCCGGGATTCAAACAGGCTAAAGGAAAAGTTGCCGGGTTCGGGAAAAGAGTCGGCTCTTGCTGAAGTAGATGCTCAAAATGATTCCAGCCCAGTTTGTGATCAGAAAGAGGAATATGGTTCGAGGGATTTGGTGCTGATGACGGACAAGGAAACGGATGAAGTTATTGAGGAACTTCGTGATTGCTTGCCTTCTTGGGTTACTAGAGATCAGATGATGGATCTTATTAGTAGATCAGGAAAGAACGTTGTTGAAGCAGTTTCTAATTTTTATGAACATGAAACTGAATATCACGAGCAGGTCATTACTAGTACATCTGCTTCTGCATCGCAAGACAGCTCAATTGATATTCTCAAGGAGGTCATGGCCAATGCTTCATCCACCTCTGTGTCCATTAAAAGCTTTACTAAAGGCTTTTCGTCACCTTTAACTCCTGTTAAAACTTTGAAAAGAAGTAAGGACACTTCTTcaagtaaaaggaaaaaaccATCTACCATTAAACAACCGAGTAAGACCAGTATTTCTCCTAACCAAAAGCGAATTACTAATGATAGCAAATCAGGCAAGAAGCCAAAATTAACTTCGGAATGTGAACCAAAGCAATACACGATCACTAAATTCTTCAATAAGCTTTCACCTATGGTTTCTCAAGTTTCTAGCATGGGAACTTTGCCTGAACAATCTGACAATGATGACAACTCGCTGCCTAGTGATGCGATTGGGCATTACAAAGATGATGTAGATCAGTTTATACAAATCGTTGATGGCAGCGAGTCATTGCGTGACTATGCTACAACTATTTTACAGGAGACAAAGGGAGATATTAATAAGGCTCTTGACCTGTATTACACAAACTCCATAGATcaacaaaatgaaacaaaaaagagTTTAGCCCAGGGTAGCTGTTCAGTTAAAGCTTATATCTCTGGTCAAGACACTAAAGTACTAGATAGAAATAATTGTGAAAAGCCCGCGTCCAAGCAACAAATAGAATCTTTGACACCTCAACCACCAGCTGGAAATGTTGCTTCTGATCTTGTATCACTACCACTTGAGAAGTATTCTCCGACAGACCATG CCTGCTGGAAAGATGGACAGCCTGCTCCCTATCTACACATTGCCAGGACATTCAGCCTGCTGGAGGACAAAAAAGGAAAGATTAGAGCTACATCTATGCTATGCAATATGTTTAGGAG CTTGTTAATTTTGTCACCAGAGGATGTGCTGCCGGCCGTGTACCTATGCATAAACAAGATTGCACCTGAACATGAAAATATG GAACTAAACATTGGTGGAAGTGTCGTCACGGCAGCATTGGAAGAGGCATGTGGGACCAACAAATCAAAGATTCGGGATTTGTACAACAGCTTAGGTGATCTTG GTGATGTTGCTCAACTTTGCCGCCAGACACAAAAGCTACTTGCACCCCCAGCCCCACTCTCAATCCGTGGTGTTTTTTCTGTGCTTCGGGAGATAAG TGTACAAACAGGTAGCGGAAGTACCATGCGAAAGAGAAACCTTATTGTTAATCTAATGAGATCTTGTAGAGAAATGGAGATCAAGTTTATAGTTAGAACCTTG GTTAGGAATTTGAGAATCGGGGCCATGATGAAAACTGTCCTGCCTGCATTAGCGCACGCCATCGTTATGAACTCTAGCGATGGAAAAACCATGGAAAATCTGAAAGAAAAGCTTCAG GGTCTATCTGCAGCAGTTATTGAAGCATATAACATGCTCCCAAATATG GACCTGCTCATTCCTTCCATCATGGATAAGGGGGTGAAATTTTCTTCAGCAACATTGTCAGTGGTTCCCAGCATACCAATTAAGCCAATGCTGGCGAA AATTACTAATGGAATCCCTCAAGTGTTGAAAGATTTTCAAGGAAAAGCATTTACTTGTGAATTTAA atatgatGGTCAGCGTGCACAAATTCACAAATTAGCTGATGGATCTATACGCGTGTTTTCACGAAAGGGGGACGAAACAACATCTAGATTTCCTGATGTTATAAGAACAATAAATGAGCTTTGCAAAGCTgatattattacttttataattgaTGCCGAG GTGGTTGCTGTTGATAGAAAAAAGGGTACCAAGCTTTTATCATTTCAAGAACTATCTTCACGTGACAGAGGAGGCAAAAATTCAGTAATTGCAGTAGATAACATAAAG GTTGATGTATGTGTCTTCGCATTTGATGTCATGTTTGCTAATGGAGAACA ACTATTGGATTTACCTCTACGCCAAAGAAGAAAAT atttgaaagatttgttTGGTGATGAGAAGACAGGATATTTCGAATATGCACGGGAAATAACT GTGGATATGGATGATGCCTACGTGGAAAATGAAGCTACAGTAACTAAGATGAAGCAATTCTTTGACGATGCTTTCCATTCTTCATGTGAAGGAATCATGGTTAAATCTCTTGACATTAAAGCTGGTTATATCCCATCAGAGCGTTCGGATTCTTGGTTAAAGGTTTTATTATAG